The Xanthobacter flavus genome includes a window with the following:
- a CDS encoding class I SAM-dependent methyltransferase: MDVNADKLNALLGKVVNELGAASNAALVILGDKLGLFRALALGAATPAELAARTGTFERYVREWLSAQAASGFVEFDATTGCFSLSPEQAAVFADDDSPVAMAGGFAMLTAVYHDEPKLAEAFRTGRGMHWGEHCTCLFCGVERFFRSGYRGHLVAEWLPALDGVVEKLQRGARVADVGCGHGASTLLMADAFPNSEFIGVDYHAASIAHANGLVEGRGNVRFEVGRAQDFEGRDYDLVTLFDALHDMGDPVGATTHIRSVLKGDGTLMLVEPAAGDSLAENLNPVGRVYYAGSTHICVPTALSQDGGTALGAQAGPRRIAEVVQSGGFSTFRQAASTPFNMIIEARP; encoded by the coding sequence ATGGACGTGAATGCAGACAAGCTGAACGCCTTGCTCGGTAAGGTGGTGAATGAGCTGGGCGCGGCATCCAACGCCGCGCTGGTCATCCTCGGCGATAAGCTCGGGCTGTTCCGGGCGCTGGCGCTGGGCGCGGCAACGCCGGCCGAACTGGCAGCGCGCACCGGCACCTTCGAGCGCTATGTACGCGAATGGCTGTCCGCCCAGGCCGCGTCCGGCTTCGTGGAATTTGACGCCACCACTGGCTGCTTCTCGCTCTCGCCTGAGCAGGCGGCAGTGTTCGCGGATGACGACAGCCCTGTCGCCATGGCGGGCGGCTTCGCCATGCTCACCGCCGTCTACCACGACGAGCCCAAGCTCGCAGAGGCGTTCAGGACCGGCAGGGGCATGCACTGGGGTGAGCACTGCACCTGCCTATTCTGCGGCGTGGAGCGCTTCTTCCGGTCCGGCTACCGCGGGCACCTCGTCGCCGAATGGCTGCCGGCGCTCGATGGGGTGGTGGAGAAGCTCCAGCGCGGTGCAAGGGTGGCGGATGTCGGCTGCGGCCACGGCGCCTCAACGCTGCTGATGGCGGACGCCTTTCCGAATTCCGAGTTCATCGGTGTCGACTATCATGCCGCCTCCATTGCACATGCGAACGGGCTGGTCGAGGGCCGTGGCAATGTCCGCTTTGAGGTCGGCCGCGCCCAGGATTTCGAGGGGCGGGACTATGATCTCGTGACTCTGTTCGATGCGCTGCACGACATGGGCGACCCCGTCGGTGCCACCACGCATATCCGCAGCGTCCTCAAGGGCGACGGCACGCTCATGCTGGTGGAGCCGGCCGCCGGTGACAGCCTGGCGGAGAACCTGAACCCGGTGGGACGGGTCTACTATGCTGGATCCACCCACATCTGCGTGCCCACCGCTCTAAGCCAGGACGGGGGCACTGCGCTCGGCGCGCAGGCCGGACCGCGGCGCATCGCTGAGGTGGTCCAATCCGGCGGGTTCTCGACCTTCCGGCAGGCGGCATCAACACCGTTCAACATGATCATCGAAGCAAGACCGTAG